In the Diprion similis isolate iyDipSimi1 chromosome 2, iyDipSimi1.1, whole genome shotgun sequence genome, one interval contains:
- the LOC124414531 gene encoding TBC1 domain family member 31 isoform X1, whose amino-acid sequence MNVKKWICLKKISHSYILDLLADDVKSNTSGSCRTAKRQLTRLAFDETENRLLAVDSKGLIILVELGESMRYCKLGTVQSCTSIAFNPLNKIEILVGSLDGTIKVTKISGDAREQCSLIGHKFPVKHISTYKNYALTTSSKEVIMWDLSTLSKVHQLRFFTTSVNVRRASFSSTGIIAVLYRDCTLQVWEFKRLDQDTKIDVKPFGLRDVCDYQFTRDGRAMVMAGTPNNVVIINTFKWDLIKCLELPSGLACIKELSFLPQVLDGGANKILAILRSDHTLHFVDLSTSRVVPLSSSNPLVAVNHLSISPNGRYIAYIDIAGSLRLEVADNLLSFEHKQKAKIFKPNQSRSHDSGHHLRCVRQYIQEELNLKRLIPILKEFGEYPRKHRSLIWASILELPRNLCAYSALTNKTPQQGLMEKILVDYPLADKGKALVLSTIINCLVHWCPLLSQSTFLPRLVFPFIVVFQGNHLLAFEIIISVLSNYCQRWFEYHPLPPLNVLAMLENVLSEADPSLLNYFCEKGVTSSEYIWPLLQTTLSEVLSRDEWLILWDHLFSSGRSTLLLMSSIAYSICSREVIMSQLHSTQDFTQFYHAQGHVRVVDLLKVARRLDQNTPYHLHPDRYLRSTMSRLPKTGPYPSFLNDQYPKYLTEDSQLELQRLQRNEEQATILRHSKRCQLKAMEEKRLQIERANFLKEIEAARVDEQRRCYEAKISNNKFSLKNLYKQNGNHKKSHNLEEFSIETEDQAIEQELQAKQCQTLQSQVQKLEFEVQTLLETLDSGTTTQTTICK is encoded by the exons ATGAATGTCAAGAAGTGGatttgcttgaaaaaaatatcgcacaGCTACATTCTAGACCTGTTGGCTGATGATGTGAAGTCAAATACGTCAGGCAGCTGTCGGACAGCTAAACGGCAACTGACACGGCTTGCCTTCGATGAAACGGAAAATCGCCTTCTAGCCGTTGATTCCAAAGGACTGATTATCCTAGTTGAACTTGGAGAATCCATGAGATACTGCAAGTTAGGGACAGTACAGTCTTGTACGTCTATAGCTTTTAATCCTCTGAACAAAATCGAAATACTTGTGGGATCGCTTGATGGAACGATTAAAGTCACAAAAATAAGTGGAGATGCCAGAGAGCAATGCTCACTCATCGGCCACAAATTCCCTGTAAAACATATCTCAACTTACAAGAATTATGCCTTGACTACTTCCTCAAAAGAAGTTATAATGTGGGACCTTTCTACGTTGAGCAAGGTTCATCAACTCCGATTTTTCACTACCAGTGTTAACGTTCGCCGAGCTAGTTTTTCGTCAACAGGTATCATAGCTGTACTGTATCGAGATTGTACACTACAAGTCTGGGAGTTTAAACGGCTTGATCAAGACACTAAAATTGACGTGAAACCATTCGGGCTACGAGACGTTTGCGATTATCAGTTTACAAGAGATGGACGGGCGATGGTGATGGCAGGAACTCCGAACAACGTCGTCATCATAAACACCTTCAAATGGGACTTGATCAAATGTCTTGAATTACCTAGCGGACTGGCCTGTATAAAAGAGCTCAGCTTTTTGCCCCAAGTGCTGGATGGAGGCGCTAACAAAATCTTGGCTATCCTACGCTCCGATCACACCTTGCACTTTGTAGATCTGAGTACATCTCGCGTTGTGCCACTATCGTCAAGTAATCCTCTGGTGGCAGTTAATCACCTTAGTATATCGCCGAATGGGAGGTATATTGCGTACATTGACATAGCGGGAAGCCTAAGATTGGAAGTAGCGGATAATTTGTTATCATTCGAGCACAAGCAGAAGGCAAAGATCTTTAAGCCGAATCAGTCTCGTTCTCATGACTCGGGTCATCACTTGAGGTGTGTCAGACAATATATACAAgaagaattaaatttgaaaagactTATACCCATATTAAAAGAGTTTGGAGAGTATCCACGTAAACATCGCTCACTCATATGGGCGTCAATATTGGAGTTGCCGAGAAATCTATGTGCCTACTCAGCTTTGACCAACAAAACCCCTCAGCAAGGACTCATGGAGAAGATTTTGGTCGATTATCCATTGGCGGATAAGGGCAAGGCCTTGGTTCTGAGCACGATCATCAACTGTTTGGTTCATTGGTGTCCTCTGCTCTCACAGAGCACCTTTTTGCCACGGCTCGTTTTTCCATTCATTGTTGTTTTTCAG GGAAATCACCTGCTCGCTTTTGAAATTATCATCTCGGTATTATCAAACTATTGCCAACGATGGTTCGAATATCATCCTTTACCTCCGTTGAACGTTTTAGCTATGCTAGAAAATGTTTTATCCGAAGCTGACCCTTCACTGCTAAATTACTTTTGTGAAAAAGGTGTAACGTCAAGTGAATACATTTGGCCTTTGCTGCAAACTACGCTGAGTGAAGTACTTTCTAGAGATGAATGGCTGATTTTATGGGATCATCTTTTCTCATCTGGACGCTCGACTCTTTTATTAATGAGCTCAATTGCCTACAGCATTTGTTCACGTGAAGTTATCATGTCTCAATTGCATTCCACCCAAGACTTTACACAATTCTACCATGCCCAGGGGCATGTAAGAGTCGTTGATTTATTGAAAGTGGCACGTAGATTAGATCAAAATACACCATACCATCTCCACCCGGACAGATATTTGAG GAGCACGATGAGTCGGTTACCTAAAACAGGACCATACCCCTCATTTTTGAATGACCAGTATCCAAAGTATCTTACGGAGGATTCACAATTGGAACTGCAAAGATTACAACGAAATGAGGAGCAAGCAACAATACTTAGACATAGCAAACGTTGTCAGTTAAAAGccatggaagaaaaaagactGCAAATAGAAAGAGCCAATTTTCTAAAAGAGATTGAGGCTGCTAGAGTAGATG AGCAACGCCGATGTTACGAAGCAAAAATTTCTAACAACAAgttcagtttgaaaaatctctaCAAGCAAAATGGGAATCATAAGAAGTCCCATAATCTCGAAGAGTTCAGCATCGAGACAGAAGATCAAGCTATAGAACAAGAATTACAAGCTAAACAGTGTCAAACATTGCAAAGTCAAGTACAAAAATTGGAATTCGAAGTTCAAACATTGTTAGAAACACTGGACTCTGGTACTACTACACAAACCACAATTTGTAAATAA
- the LOC124414531 gene encoding TBC1 domain family member 31 isoform X2 — protein sequence MPESNAHSSATNSLKVHQLRFFTTSVNVRRASFSSTGIIAVLYRDCTLQVWEFKRLDQDTKIDVKPFGLRDVCDYQFTRDGRAMVMAGTPNNVVIINTFKWDLIKCLELPSGLACIKELSFLPQVLDGGANKILAILRSDHTLHFVDLSTSRVVPLSSSNPLVAVNHLSISPNGRYIAYIDIAGSLRLEVADNLLSFEHKQKAKIFKPNQSRSHDSGHHLRCVRQYIQEELNLKRLIPILKEFGEYPRKHRSLIWASILELPRNLCAYSALTNKTPQQGLMEKILVDYPLADKGKALVLSTIINCLVHWCPLLSQSTFLPRLVFPFIVVFQGNHLLAFEIIISVLSNYCQRWFEYHPLPPLNVLAMLENVLSEADPSLLNYFCEKGVTSSEYIWPLLQTTLSEVLSRDEWLILWDHLFSSGRSTLLLMSSIAYSICSREVIMSQLHSTQDFTQFYHAQGHVRVVDLLKVARRLDQNTPYHLHPDRYLRSTMSRLPKTGPYPSFLNDQYPKYLTEDSQLELQRLQRNEEQATILRHSKRCQLKAMEEKRLQIERANFLKEIEAARVDEQRRCYEAKISNNKFSLKNLYKQNGNHKKSHNLEEFSIETEDQAIEQELQAKQCQTLQSQVQKLEFEVQTLLETLDSGTTTQTTICK from the exons ATGCCAGAGAGCAATGCTCACTCATCGGCCACAAATTCCCT CAAGGTTCATCAACTCCGATTTTTCACTACCAGTGTTAACGTTCGCCGAGCTAGTTTTTCGTCAACAGGTATCATAGCTGTACTGTATCGAGATTGTACACTACAAGTCTGGGAGTTTAAACGGCTTGATCAAGACACTAAAATTGACGTGAAACCATTCGGGCTACGAGACGTTTGCGATTATCAGTTTACAAGAGATGGACGGGCGATGGTGATGGCAGGAACTCCGAACAACGTCGTCATCATAAACACCTTCAAATGGGACTTGATCAAATGTCTTGAATTACCTAGCGGACTGGCCTGTATAAAAGAGCTCAGCTTTTTGCCCCAAGTGCTGGATGGAGGCGCTAACAAAATCTTGGCTATCCTACGCTCCGATCACACCTTGCACTTTGTAGATCTGAGTACATCTCGCGTTGTGCCACTATCGTCAAGTAATCCTCTGGTGGCAGTTAATCACCTTAGTATATCGCCGAATGGGAGGTATATTGCGTACATTGACATAGCGGGAAGCCTAAGATTGGAAGTAGCGGATAATTTGTTATCATTCGAGCACAAGCAGAAGGCAAAGATCTTTAAGCCGAATCAGTCTCGTTCTCATGACTCGGGTCATCACTTGAGGTGTGTCAGACAATATATACAAgaagaattaaatttgaaaagactTATACCCATATTAAAAGAGTTTGGAGAGTATCCACGTAAACATCGCTCACTCATATGGGCGTCAATATTGGAGTTGCCGAGAAATCTATGTGCCTACTCAGCTTTGACCAACAAAACCCCTCAGCAAGGACTCATGGAGAAGATTTTGGTCGATTATCCATTGGCGGATAAGGGCAAGGCCTTGGTTCTGAGCACGATCATCAACTGTTTGGTTCATTGGTGTCCTCTGCTCTCACAGAGCACCTTTTTGCCACGGCTCGTTTTTCCATTCATTGTTGTTTTTCAG GGAAATCACCTGCTCGCTTTTGAAATTATCATCTCGGTATTATCAAACTATTGCCAACGATGGTTCGAATATCATCCTTTACCTCCGTTGAACGTTTTAGCTATGCTAGAAAATGTTTTATCCGAAGCTGACCCTTCACTGCTAAATTACTTTTGTGAAAAAGGTGTAACGTCAAGTGAATACATTTGGCCTTTGCTGCAAACTACGCTGAGTGAAGTACTTTCTAGAGATGAATGGCTGATTTTATGGGATCATCTTTTCTCATCTGGACGCTCGACTCTTTTATTAATGAGCTCAATTGCCTACAGCATTTGTTCACGTGAAGTTATCATGTCTCAATTGCATTCCACCCAAGACTTTACACAATTCTACCATGCCCAGGGGCATGTAAGAGTCGTTGATTTATTGAAAGTGGCACGTAGATTAGATCAAAATACACCATACCATCTCCACCCGGACAGATATTTGAG GAGCACGATGAGTCGGTTACCTAAAACAGGACCATACCCCTCATTTTTGAATGACCAGTATCCAAAGTATCTTACGGAGGATTCACAATTGGAACTGCAAAGATTACAACGAAATGAGGAGCAAGCAACAATACTTAGACATAGCAAACGTTGTCAGTTAAAAGccatggaagaaaaaagactGCAAATAGAAAGAGCCAATTTTCTAAAAGAGATTGAGGCTGCTAGAGTAGATG AGCAACGCCGATGTTACGAAGCAAAAATTTCTAACAACAAgttcagtttgaaaaatctctaCAAGCAAAATGGGAATCATAAGAAGTCCCATAATCTCGAAGAGTTCAGCATCGAGACAGAAGATCAAGCTATAGAACAAGAATTACAAGCTAAACAGTGTCAAACATTGCAAAGTCAAGTACAAAAATTGGAATTCGAAGTTCAAACATTGTTAGAAACACTGGACTCTGGTACTACTACACAAACCACAATTTGTAAATAA